Proteins co-encoded in one Holophagales bacterium genomic window:
- a CDS encoding PD40 domain-containing protein: protein MLERSARLGPYEVLGRIGAGGMGEVYRARDSRLGREVAVKILPEALARDPDRISRFEREARALAALSHPNVLAIHDFGREGEIAYAVTELLEGETLRERLLRDRPSWRRAAEITAGMADALAAAHAHHIVHRDLKPENVFLTSDGRVKVLDFGLAKVIEPILPEASTLTSPTSTAEGRLVGTVSYMSPEQARGLAVDSKSDIFSLGCVLYEMLAGRRPFDRPTIADTISAILHEEPAPVGESSTVHPPPALVAIVSRCLEKSPEERFHSAHDLALALRSLSGGSGEAARPPAKSRARRRPARTAVIAIAAGLGAIALLGVAWRAFRSSDAPPDTWTSYQLTSSPGLETEPAVSPDGRYVAFTSDAAGTEDIWVADARGGEPLQLTDRPGRGETPTSDRSPAWDPDGRSLLFSSSSRSGVRSVWRIPALGGSPSPVVEAADEPAVSRDGALLAFTREGPSGHRRIWVAPTGSPAAARPLTTEVDGLWDHSGPAFSPDGKTICYSDFRDLWAVDLAGGRSRRLTDDGAFDSEPVFSPEGLAIYFASRRERVGAIWRLAVAGGTPRRVTSGTGPECSPSFSADGETIAYSTYRRNSDVLVVDRLRGAVHRIGGELHEETPAMAPDGSAVVFTSDRHGASDLWLQPLHDGRPEGALRRLTDLADGGPATPDYSPDGRFIAFFRAVRGERDIWLLPSAGGAPQPVVAGPGTDLHPSFSPDGTRLAFVSGRSGTQNVWIVELKDGARAGEPWRLTEGPAAETFPAWSPQGTRIAFLRGDELWTVDARAGAAPARTPIRNLLSNAVWEPDGASVVAAGAWDGRASVRRLSLARGTQEELHPPVSLNADTRSAYISASRDRLLLAVHVSEVRGDVWVARRDESHR from the coding sequence ATGCTCGAAAGGAGCGCGAGGCTCGGTCCGTACGAGGTCCTCGGTCGAATCGGAGCCGGGGGGATGGGAGAGGTCTACCGGGCACGCGACTCGAGGCTCGGGCGGGAGGTGGCGGTCAAGATCCTCCCCGAAGCCCTGGCGCGAGACCCCGACCGGATTTCCCGCTTCGAGCGCGAAGCCCGCGCACTGGCGGCACTCTCCCACCCGAACGTCCTCGCGATCCACGACTTTGGCCGCGAGGGAGAGATCGCCTACGCCGTCACGGAGCTGCTCGAGGGGGAGACGCTCCGGGAACGGCTGCTGCGCGACCGGCCGTCGTGGCGCAGGGCCGCCGAGATCACGGCCGGCATGGCCGACGCGCTCGCGGCGGCCCACGCCCACCACATCGTCCACCGCGACCTGAAGCCCGAGAACGTCTTCCTCACTTCCGACGGACGCGTCAAGGTCCTCGACTTCGGTCTCGCGAAGGTCATCGAGCCGATACTCCCCGAAGCTTCGACTCTCACGTCCCCGACGAGCACGGCCGAAGGGCGCCTCGTCGGTACCGTGTCGTACATGTCGCCGGAGCAGGCACGCGGCCTTGCCGTCGACTCGAAATCCGACATCTTCTCGCTGGGGTGCGTCCTCTACGAGATGCTCGCGGGGCGACGCCCCTTCGACAGGCCGACCATCGCGGACACGATCTCGGCGATCCTCCACGAGGAGCCGGCCCCTGTCGGGGAGTCCTCCACGGTCCATCCTCCGCCTGCTCTCGTCGCGATCGTCTCGCGCTGTCTGGAGAAGAGCCCGGAAGAACGGTTCCACTCCGCACACGACCTCGCGCTCGCGCTGCGGAGCCTCTCGGGAGGCAGCGGTGAGGCCGCCCGCCCACCGGCGAAGTCTCGGGCCCGTCGGCGTCCGGCGCGGACAGCGGTGATCGCCATCGCGGCCGGGCTCGGGGCGATCGCCCTGCTCGGCGTTGCCTGGCGTGCGTTCAGATCCTCCGACGCGCCCCCCGACACGTGGACGTCGTACCAGCTCACGAGCTCGCCGGGGCTGGAAACCGAACCGGCCGTCTCGCCGGACGGCCGGTACGTCGCGTTCACGTCCGACGCGGCAGGGACGGAAGACATCTGGGTTGCCGACGCCCGAGGCGGCGAACCGCTGCAGCTCACCGACCGGCCGGGCAGAGGAGAGACGCCCACCTCGGACAGGAGCCCGGCCTGGGACCCGGACGGCCGCTCTCTCCTCTTCTCGTCATCGAGCCGCTCCGGCGTCCGCAGCGTCTGGAGGATTCCGGCCCTCGGGGGAAGCCCGTCGCCGGTCGTCGAGGCGGCGGACGAACCGGCCGTCTCCCGCGATGGCGCGCTCCTGGCCTTCACGCGGGAAGGGCCGAGCGGCCACAGGCGCATCTGGGTCGCCCCCACCGGAAGTCCGGCTGCGGCGCGCCCGCTGACGACTGAGGTAGACGGGCTCTGGGACCATTCCGGCCCGGCTTTCTCGCCGGACGGGAAGACGATCTGCTATTCCGATTTCCGAGACCTCTGGGCGGTCGACCTCGCGGGAGGCCGGTCCCGAAGGCTCACGGACGACGGGGCGTTCGACTCGGAGCCGGTCTTCTCGCCGGAGGGCCTGGCCATCTACTTCGCATCCCGCCGGGAGCGGGTCGGGGCGATCTGGCGCCTCGCCGTCGCCGGCGGCACGCCACGCCGGGTGACGAGCGGGACCGGGCCCGAGTGCTCACCCTCGTTCTCGGCGGACGGAGAGACGATCGCCTACTCCACCTACCGAAGGAACAGCGACGTCCTGGTCGTCGACCGGCTCCGCGGCGCCGTCCACCGGATCGGTGGCGAGCTTCACGAAGAGACACCGGCGATGGCGCCCGACGGCTCCGCCGTCGTCTTCACGTCCGACCGGCACGGCGCCTCCGACCTCTGGCTCCAGCCGCTGCACGACGGCCGCCCCGAAGGTGCTCTTCGCCGGCTCACCGATCTCGCGGACGGAGGACCGGCGACGCCCGACTACTCGCCCGACGGCCGGTTCATCGCCTTCTTCCGTGCGGTCCGAGGCGAGAGAGACATCTGGCTCCTCCCCTCGGCCGGGGGGGCTCCGCAGCCGGTCGTCGCCGGTCCGGGCACGGACCTCCACCCGTCGTTCTCTCCCGACGGGACGCGCCTTGCGTTCGTCTCCGGGCGCTCCGGCACTCAGAACGTCTGGATCGTCGAGCTGAAGGACGGTGCTCGAGCGGGTGAGCCGTGGCGCCTGACCGAGGGCCCGGCGGCGGAGACGTTCCCCGCCTGGTCTCCCCAGGGAACTCGCATCGCCTTCCTGCGTGGAGACGAGCTCTGGACCGTCGACGCACGGGCAGGCGCCGCACCCGCGCGCACACCGATCCGAAACCTCCTGTCGAACGCCGTCTGGGAGCCGGACGGAGCCTCCGTCGTCGCGGCGGGCGCGTGGGACGGCCGAGCCTCCGTGCGAAGGCTCAGCCTCGCTCGCGGAACGCAGGAGGAGCTGCATCCGCCCGTCTCGCTGAACGCAGACACGCGCAGCGCTTACATCTCCGCCAGCCGGGATCGCCTCCTCCTCGCCGTCCACGTCAGCGAGGTGAGAGGCGACGTCTGGGTGGCGAGAAGGGACGAAAGCCACCGTTGA
- a CDS encoding CoA pyrophosphatase, with protein MSDRADLADLAAALSRLPARTEEGVPATRKAAVAVILRDCESGVEMLFIRRAEHPRDPWSGQMGLPGGRVDPGDASPLAAALRETREEIALDLSALGRPLGRLSEVRTHLPLGSVPHSVVPFVFAVDEDPELNLNEEVQEALWVPLSFLRDRRNRSAFTWVRKGLPLPMPCYTFEGRVIWGLTLKIVDELITLQAP; from the coding sequence TTGAGCGATCGAGCCGACCTCGCAGACCTCGCCGCCGCCCTCTCCCGGCTGCCGGCGCGGACGGAGGAGGGTGTTCCCGCCACCCGGAAGGCCGCGGTCGCGGTGATCCTCCGGGATTGCGAGAGCGGCGTCGAGATGCTCTTCATCCGCCGTGCCGAGCATCCGCGCGACCCGTGGTCGGGCCAGATGGGGCTCCCGGGCGGCCGCGTCGACCCTGGCGACGCATCGCCGCTCGCCGCGGCCTTGCGCGAGACGCGCGAGGAGATCGCCCTCGACCTGAGCGCGCTCGGCCGTCCGCTCGGGCGGCTCTCGGAGGTGCGGACGCACCTGCCGCTCGGTTCGGTGCCCCACAGCGTCGTCCCATTCGTCTTCGCGGTCGACGAGGACCCGGAGCTGAACCTGAACGAGGAAGTTCAGGAAGCGCTCTGGGTGCCTCTCTCGTTCCTTCGGGACCGGCGCAACCGGAGCGCCTTCACGTGGGTCAGAAAGGGGCTGCCGCTCCCGATGCCCTGCTACACCTTCGAGGGGCGCGTCATCTGGGGCCTGACACTGAAGATCGTCGACGAGCTGATCACGCTCCAGGCGCCCTGA
- a CDS encoding antibiotic biosynthesis monooxygenase, protein MFLRVVRTKVKEGALWRFREYYEERILPALEQTEGCLYAALLRPMAEAAAGGLDSLTLWESAAHADAYVNSGLYDELLDGADPHLAAAATEWKADLDRLASGQRPPLPDPEVDTYPVEVARDTPGPETSPALYLRIVDHRVEPARFEELKKTYQDVVAPVLLETPGCLATYLVEGLRGKSQALSVTFWKDEASAVRYESGGQFDAFAALLGPYLSGLYHWRLSLAPAGEERALKGSDLSVSGFQIVAGRRLRAPGA, encoded by the coding sequence ATGTTCCTCCGCGTCGTCCGGACCAAGGTCAAGGAGGGCGCCCTGTGGCGCTTCCGCGAGTACTACGAGGAGCGCATCCTCCCCGCGCTCGAGCAGACGGAGGGGTGCCTCTACGCGGCGCTCCTGCGTCCCATGGCCGAGGCCGCGGCCGGAGGCCTCGACTCCCTCACGCTCTGGGAGAGTGCCGCGCACGCCGACGCCTACGTGAACAGCGGCCTCTACGACGAGCTCCTCGACGGAGCCGACCCGCACCTGGCCGCCGCCGCGACCGAGTGGAAGGCCGACCTCGACCGGCTCGCCTCCGGCCAGCGGCCGCCGCTGCCCGACCCCGAGGTCGATACCTATCCGGTCGAGGTGGCGCGGGACACTCCCGGCCCGGAGACCTCCCCGGCCCTCTACCTCCGGATCGTCGACCACCGCGTGGAGCCGGCCCGGTTCGAGGAGCTGAAGAAGACCTACCAGGACGTCGTCGCTCCCGTTCTCCTCGAGACGCCGGGCTGCCTCGCCACATACCTCGTCGAGGGGCTGCGCGGGAAGTCCCAGGCCCTCTCGGTCACGTTCTGGAAGGACGAGGCGAGCGCGGTGAGGTACGAGTCCGGGGGCCAGTTCGACGCCTTCGCCGCGCTCCTCGGTCCCTACCTCTCGGGCCTCTACCACTGGCGGCTCTCGCTCGCCCCCGCCGGAGAGGAGCGGGCCCTGAAGGGAAGCGACCTCTCCGTGAGCGGCTTCCAGATCGTGGCGGGGCGAAGGCTCAGGGCGCCTGGAGCGTGA
- a CDS encoding SpoIIE family protein phosphatase: protein MTLRLRVVSADGRRFEHDVDGDEIVVGRSSRAGLALADRAMSREHARIRKDDQGWTVEDLGSHNGTRLNEAPVEGVRRLRDGDTVSLGGSVLTLEIHGEEGSPSGDSVIYRSAKDLLQSVSGSTDVSGVGAPGRKAESRLHMLNQVNQALASSISLEELLELVLDRAFVHLKPQEGAIYLRDTAGNDICAARRSTPGRESRPMHSKSLLHEVIDKGMVAHVVDSAVDERFSESKSLMMSGLRSFIAAPLLDAQGALGMIVVGAALGVRSFRDEDLELLVSLASVAALRIRNVRLVAEAMERQKLEQEVRLARQIQVALLPSALPPVSGWELHGGTLPSRGVSGDFYKALVRGDGSDLAFFVADVSGKGIAASLLTASLEALSALPLEGNDPPDRICEQVGALLFKRTPPEKYATAFLGILEPSSGRLRWTNAGHNPALLLRASGEAEWLKSNGVPLGLILGARYKEGDLTMGPGDTLFVYTDGITEALNPEEEEFGESGLLAAAIRHQSLGLRELAGGLERDLDAFARGVPFHDDRTLVIVRRSL from the coding sequence ATGACGCTCCGGTTGCGCGTGGTGTCCGCTGACGGGCGCCGCTTCGAGCACGATGTGGATGGGGACGAGATCGTCGTCGGCCGCTCGTCCCGCGCCGGGCTCGCGCTCGCCGACCGCGCGATGTCGCGCGAGCACGCCCGGATCCGCAAGGACGACCAGGGCTGGACGGTGGAGGACCTCGGATCGCACAACGGGACCCGGCTGAACGAAGCTCCCGTCGAGGGCGTCCGGCGCCTGCGCGACGGGGACACCGTCTCGCTCGGCGGGAGCGTCCTCACGCTGGAGATCCACGGCGAGGAGGGCTCGCCCTCGGGCGACTCGGTCATCTACCGCTCGGCCAAGGATCTTCTCCAGTCCGTCTCGGGCTCGACGGACGTCTCCGGCGTCGGTGCGCCGGGCAGGAAGGCCGAGAGCCGCCTCCACATGCTCAACCAGGTCAACCAGGCGCTCGCGAGCTCGATCTCGCTCGAGGAGCTGCTGGAGCTGGTCCTCGATCGCGCCTTCGTCCACCTGAAACCGCAGGAGGGGGCGATCTACCTGCGCGACACCGCGGGAAACGACATCTGCGCCGCCCGCCGGTCGACGCCGGGGCGCGAGTCGAGGCCGATGCACTCCAAGAGCCTCCTCCACGAGGTCATCGACAAGGGGATGGTGGCCCACGTCGTCGACTCCGCCGTGGACGAGCGTTTCTCGGAGAGCAAGAGCCTGATGATGTCGGGTTTGCGCAGCTTCATCGCCGCGCCCCTTCTCGACGCGCAGGGAGCGCTCGGGATGATCGTCGTCGGGGCGGCGCTCGGCGTCAGGAGCTTCCGCGACGAGGACCTCGAGCTCCTCGTTTCCCTCGCGTCGGTGGCGGCACTGCGCATCCGCAACGTGAGGCTCGTCGCCGAGGCGATGGAGCGGCAGAAGCTCGAGCAGGAGGTGCGCCTGGCGCGCCAGATCCAGGTGGCGCTCCTTCCCTCGGCCCTCCCGCCGGTCTCCGGCTGGGAGCTTCACGGCGGCACGCTCCCGTCACGAGGGGTCTCGGGCGACTTCTACAAGGCCCTCGTTCGCGGGGATGGCTCCGACCTCGCGTTCTTCGTCGCCGACGTCTCGGGCAAGGGGATCGCCGCATCGCTCCTGACCGCTTCTCTCGAGGCGCTCTCGGCCCTGCCGCTCGAAGGGAACGACCCTCCCGACCGGATCTGCGAGCAGGTGGGCGCGCTCCTCTTCAAGCGCACGCCGCCCGAGAAGTACGCGACGGCCTTCCTCGGGATCCTCGAGCCGTCCAGCGGCCGGCTCCGCTGGACGAACGCCGGACACAACCCCGCGCTCCTCCTGCGGGCCTCCGGAGAGGCCGAGTGGCTGAAGTCGAACGGCGTCCCGCTCGGCCTCATCCTCGGGGCTCGCTACAAGGAAGGGGACCTGACGATGGGCCCGGGCGACACCCTCTTCGTCTACACCGACGGGATCACGGAGGCCCTGAACCCGGAGGAGGAGGAGTTCGGCGAATCCGGGCTGCTGGCTGCCGCCATCCGCCACCAGAGCCTCGGGCTGCGCGAGCTGGCGGGAGGCCTGGAACGCGACCTCGACGCCTTCGCCAGAGGGGTCCCCTTCCACGACGACCGGACGCTCGTGATCGTCCGGCGGAGTCTCTGA
- a CDS encoding NAD-dependent protein deacylase, with the protein MAAVSRATPQAPDPAAVAAAARLLARARSILFVTGAGISADSGLPTYRGVGGLYEADVPEEGLPIEALLSGEMLARHPERTWKYLGAIERACRGARPNRAHEVIAALERERPRVVVLTQNVDGLHRAAGSKDVIEIHGDVHELACTRCAWEERVKDYEGLEIPPRCPRCSALVRPAVVLFGEMLPRAAVARLEEELRAGFDAVVSIGTTSVFPYIAAPVLAARSRGAGTVEVNPGETEVSDVVDVRLRCGAAAAMEALLAAMKSGGVR; encoded by the coding sequence GTGGCCGCCGTCTCCCGCGCAACGCCGCAGGCCCCCGATCCCGCCGCCGTCGCGGCGGCCGCGCGGCTACTGGCCCGGGCGCGGTCGATCCTCTTCGTGACCGGCGCCGGGATCTCCGCCGACTCGGGGCTCCCGACCTACCGGGGCGTCGGCGGTCTGTACGAGGCGGACGTCCCCGAAGAGGGCCTCCCGATCGAGGCCCTTCTGTCCGGCGAGATGCTCGCCCGGCATCCCGAACGCACCTGGAAGTACCTCGGCGCCATCGAGCGGGCCTGCCGCGGCGCGAGGCCCAATCGCGCGCACGAGGTGATCGCGGCGCTCGAGCGGGAGCGGCCCCGCGTCGTCGTCCTGACGCAGAACGTCGACGGGCTCCACCGCGCCGCAGGCTCGAAGGACGTCATCGAGATCCACGGCGACGTCCACGAGCTCGCCTGTACCCGCTGCGCGTGGGAAGAGCGCGTGAAGGACTACGAGGGGCTCGAGATCCCGCCGCGATGTCCCCGGTGCTCGGCCCTCGTACGTCCGGCGGTCGTCCTGTTCGGGGAGATGCTGCCGCGCGCGGCTGTGGCGCGCCTCGAGGAGGAGCTCCGGGCCGGCTTCGACGCCGTCGTCTCCATCGGAACGACGAGCGTCTTCCCCTACATCGCCGCTCCCGTCCTCGCGGCACGCTCCCGGGGCGCAGGCACCGTCGAGGTGAACCCGGGAGAGACGGAGGTCTCGGATGTTGTCGACGTCCGGCTTCGCTGCGGCGCAGCGGCGGCGATGGAGGCTCTTCTGGCCGCCATGAAGAGCGGCGGGGTCCGCTAG
- a CDS encoding PilZ domain-containing protein: MANTGQRRHRRYEVHDVHGALLFRTQVKVRNLSVSGLALETPERLQLGRTYAIRLAGDHDAVDVSGTIRWCRLASARATGGGEPRAVYEAGLAFEGVFSDMAKGLLGFLEHHVVLSPHQRLTGRFRAQALRPAELEARYAFEVLKLSLSGMLVRTTLEASLGDTFAVELSLRDGVVPLNGRVAFVQRDDAVKGEVATQLGLEFVDVPESARSVLATFIARELETGPGDAGRAGGDPPSA, encoded by the coding sequence ATGGCAAACACAGGGCAGCGCCGGCACAGGCGCTACGAGGTCCACGATGTCCACGGCGCGCTGCTCTTCCGGACGCAGGTGAAGGTGCGCAACCTGAGCGTCTCCGGCCTCGCGCTCGAGACGCCCGAGCGGCTGCAGCTCGGGAGGACCTACGCCATCCGCCTCGCGGGAGACCACGACGCGGTCGACGTCTCCGGAACGATTCGCTGGTGCCGCCTCGCGAGCGCCCGGGCGACGGGCGGCGGCGAGCCGCGGGCGGTCTACGAGGCCGGACTCGCCTTCGAGGGGGTCTTCTCGGACATGGCGAAGGGCCTGCTCGGGTTCCTCGAGCACCACGTCGTCCTCTCGCCGCACCAGCGGCTCACGGGGCGCTTTCGCGCGCAGGCTCTCCGCCCGGCCGAGCTCGAGGCGCGCTACGCCTTCGAGGTGCTCAAGCTGAGCCTCTCGGGGATGCTCGTTCGGACGACCCTGGAGGCATCGCTCGGCGACACGTTCGCGGTGGAGCTTTCCCTCCGCGACGGCGTCGTCCCCTTGAACGGACGCGTCGCGTTCGTCCAGAGAGACGACGCCGTGAAGGGCGAGGTGGCGACCCAGCTCGGTCTGGAGTTCGTCGACGTGCCCGAGAGCGCCCGGAGCGTCCTCGCCACGTTCATCGCCCGCGAGCTGGAGACGGGGCCCGGGGACGCGGGCCGCGCGGGCGGCGACCCGCCTTCCGCCTAG
- the xth gene encoding exodeoxyribonuclease III, giving the protein MRIATWNVNSVKARKERLLGFLARHRPDVVCLQELKTEEKGYPFEELRAVGYESAVLGQKTYNGVAILSREAPKDVETGFGDGGDENQARLVAATVGGLRVASAYIPNGKEVGSEKWPYKLEWLARLAAWAGRQAGGPPLVLCGDFNIAPEERDVANPAAWADSVLCHPDVRSAWGALLAAGLVDSFRLHHQEGGLYSWWDYRMLGFPKNDGLRIDHVLLAGTLAPRCTGAFIDRDERKGKLPSDHAPVFAELA; this is encoded by the coding sequence ATGCGGATCGCGACCTGGAACGTGAACTCGGTCAAGGCCAGGAAAGAGCGGCTGCTGGGGTTCCTGGCGCGGCACCGGCCCGACGTCGTCTGCCTCCAGGAGCTGAAGACCGAGGAGAAGGGGTACCCGTTCGAGGAGCTGCGCGCCGTCGGGTACGAGAGCGCCGTCCTCGGTCAGAAGACCTACAACGGCGTCGCGATCCTCTCGCGCGAGGCTCCGAAGGACGTCGAGACCGGGTTCGGGGACGGCGGCGACGAGAACCAGGCGCGCCTCGTGGCGGCGACCGTGGGCGGGCTGCGCGTCGCCTCGGCCTACATTCCGAACGGCAAGGAGGTCGGCTCGGAGAAGTGGCCCTACAAGCTGGAGTGGCTCGCGCGCCTCGCGGCATGGGCGGGCCGACAGGCGGGGGGGCCGCCGCTCGTCCTCTGCGGGGACTTCAACATCGCCCCCGAGGAGCGCGACGTCGCCAACCCCGCCGCGTGGGCCGATTCCGTCCTCTGCCACCCGGACGTGCGCTCGGCGTGGGGAGCGCTCCTCGCGGCCGGCCTCGTCGACTCCTTCCGTCTCCACCACCAGGAGGGCGGTCTCTACTCCTGGTGGGACTACCGGATGCTCGGCTTCCCGAAGAACGACGGACTGCGGATCGACCACGTCCTGCTCGCCGGGACGCTCGCGCCCCGGTGCACGGGCGCCTTCATCGACCGGGACGAGCGGAAAGGGAAGCTCCCGTCCGATCACGCACCCGTCTTCGCCGAGCTGGCGTAA
- a CDS encoding ankyrin repeat domain-containing protein, whose product MVSSCGHPSVRLLAAALAVLAGAVRGPAVATSAPPTPRAQAPVEKARHALAERDVPFEPHAFFAAAAEGDLALVDLFLEAGMPATARDQWGSSALLEASRSDRAEVVGRLLARGAKPGDAPGGEPPITVAAEAESLGALKALLAAGADPDQAADPARGPGGTPLQRACAAEAWESARVLLEGGARASLSAPPLAPPLFLAAESGHAPTVALLLARGADPNVRGTGGAAPIWLPVWNGHVEVVRLLLLGGADVRADRATLLKGRPGQPVKPEIRKLLKNPPKPAAPAKKPAR is encoded by the coding sequence ATGGTTTCTTCTTGCGGCCACCCGTCCGTCCGTTTGCTCGCGGCCGCGCTCGCCGTCCTGGCCGGCGCGGTCCGGGGACCTGCCGTCGCGACCTCGGCGCCTCCCACCCCGCGAGCCCAGGCGCCCGTGGAAAAGGCCCGGCACGCGCTCGCCGAAAGGGACGTCCCGTTCGAACCGCACGCCTTCTTCGCCGCTGCCGCGGAGGGGGATCTCGCCCTCGTCGACCTCTTCCTCGAAGCAGGAATGCCCGCGACGGCGCGCGACCAATGGGGCAGCAGCGCGCTGCTGGAAGCGTCGCGGAGCGACCGAGCCGAGGTCGTCGGGAGGCTTCTCGCGCGGGGAGCAAAGCCGGGCGACGCGCCGGGAGGCGAGCCGCCCATCACCGTCGCGGCCGAGGCGGAGAGTCTGGGCGCGCTGAAGGCCCTTCTCGCCGCGGGGGCCGACCCGGACCAGGCCGCCGACCCCGCGAGGGGGCCGGGCGGCACGCCGTTGCAGCGAGCCTGCGCGGCAGAGGCGTGGGAGTCCGCGCGTGTTCTCCTCGAAGGCGGCGCAAGGGCATCCCTCTCTGCGCCGCCGCTCGCGCCGCCCCTCTTCCTCGCGGCCGAGAGCGGCCACGCGCCCACCGTCGCCCTCCTCCTCGCCAGGGGGGCCGACCCAAACGTCCGAGGGACAGGGGGCGCGGCCCCGATCTGGCTTCCGGTCTGGAACGGGCACGTCGAGGTCGTCCGGCTCCTCCTCCTTGGCGGCGCCGACGTGAGGGCCGACCGCGCCACGCTCCTGAAGGGGCGGCCGGGACAACCGGTCAAGCCGGAGATCCGCAAGCTCCTGAAGAACCCGCCGAAGCCCGCCGCGCCCGCGAAGAAGCCGGCTCGCTGA
- a CDS encoding NmrA/HSCARG family protein, producing the protein MAEKKVIAVVGATGAQGGGLVRAILADPSGGFAARAITRNTRSDKAQALAGLGAEVVGADLDDADSLAAVFAGAHGAFCVTNFWEHFSPEKELAQAGALARAVREAGVSHVLWSTLEDTRRFVSLDDDRMPTLMGRYKVPHFDAKGEANALFAASGVPTTFFHTSFYWDNLIHFGMEPKRGADGRLAFVLPMADRKLPGIAVEDIGKCAYGAFQRGGELAGATIGVAGEHLTGVEMAAALSRALGEEVAYAYVPPEVYRTFGFPGADDIANMFQFNRDFSDDFCTLRDLELSRSLNPAIQSFDAWLAANAGRIPKG; encoded by the coding sequence ATGGCCGAGAAGAAAGTCATCGCCGTCGTCGGAGCGACCGGAGCGCAGGGCGGAGGGCTCGTGAGGGCCATCCTCGCCGACCCCTCCGGCGGCTTCGCCGCGCGCGCCATCACCCGGAACACACGCTCCGACAAGGCCCAGGCCCTCGCCGGGCTCGGGGCGGAGGTCGTCGGCGCCGACCTCGACGACGCCGACAGCCTGGCCGCGGTGTTCGCCGGGGCCCACGGCGCCTTCTGCGTCACGAACTTCTGGGAGCACTTTTCCCCCGAGAAAGAGCTGGCGCAGGCCGGCGCGCTCGCCCGGGCGGTTCGCGAGGCGGGCGTCTCGCACGTCCTCTGGTCGACGCTCGAAGACACCCGCCGATTCGTCTCCCTCGACGACGACCGCATGCCGACGCTGATGGGCCGCTACAAGGTCCCGCATTTCGACGCCAAGGGAGAGGCGAACGCCCTCTTCGCCGCCTCGGGCGTCCCGACGACGTTCTTCCACACGTCGTTCTACTGGGACAACCTGATCCACTTCGGCATGGAGCCGAAGCGCGGCGCCGACGGCAGGCTCGCGTTCGTCCTCCCGATGGCGGACCGCAAGCTCCCCGGCATCGCCGTAGAGGACATCGGCAAGTGCGCCTACGGCGCCTTCCAGCGCGGCGGGGAGCTGGCGGGAGCGACGATCGGAGTCGCCGGAGAGCACCTCACCGGCGTCGAGATGGCGGCCGCCCTCTCTCGCGCCCTCGGAGAGGAAGTCGCCTACGCCTACGTGCCGCCCGAGGTCTACCGGACCTTCGGCTTCCCCGGAGCGGACGACATCGCGAACATGTTCCAGTTCAACAGGGACTTCAGCGACGATTTCTGCACGCTTCGCGACCTGGAGCTGAGCCGGTCGCTCAACCCCGCGATCCAGAGTTTCGACGCCTGGCTCGCGGCGAACGCCGGGAGGATCCCGAAGGGGTGA